Proteins from one Impatiens glandulifera chromosome 2, dImpGla2.1, whole genome shotgun sequence genomic window:
- the LOC124925839 gene encoding probable glucuronoxylan glucuronosyltransferase IRX7: MPEKDEETSDHEKQWIIKISMRGGLLHVSRNGIGTTKSFIYICLKWVLWLSLSFYFFTSFLISLESNTNTNKPKPISHTKPAAVVSRALFESSVTAAVAATTTLSSNLKGLKVYIYDLPSKYNVDWLSNDRCEKHLFASEVAIHRALMTSDVRTMNPSEADFFFVPIYVSCNFSTVNGFPAIGHARSLFSSAIRLISSEKPFWNRSMGSDHVFVASHDFGSCFHTMEDVAIADGVPEMLKKSIILQTFGVNFKHPCQDVENVVIPPYISPESVKSTVASFSGGRQRRDIFAFFRGKMEIHPKNISGRFYSKRIRTDIWEKYNNDRRFYLRRNRFVGYQSEIARSVFCLCPLGWAPWSPRLVESVALGCVPVVIADGIRLPFPEAVKWPEISLTVAEKDVKKLGRILEHVAATNLSYIQRNLRDPAISRALLYNDPMVIGDATWQVLVALARRLDSRSWRRSSAFGQ; the protein is encoded by the exons ATGCCGGAGAAAGATGAAGAAACATCTGATCACGAAAAACAGTGGATAATCAAAATCAGTATGCGAGGAGGACTGTTACATGTTAGCAGAAATGGAATTGGAACAACCAAATCCTTCATTTACATATGTTTGAAATGGGTCCTCTGGCTCTCCCTTTCATTCTACTTCTTCACCTCCTTCCTCATCAGCCTCgaatcaaacacaaacacaaacaaacCAAAACCCATCTCTCACACCAAACCCGCCGCCGTTGTCTCGCGAGCCTTATTTGAATCATCAGTTACGGCGGCGGTGGCGGCGACGACGACCCTTTCGTCTAATTTGAAAGGATTGAAGGTGTATATATATGATCTTCCATCGAAATACAATGTTGATTGGCTCTCAAACGACCGCTGTGAAAAACATTTGTTTGCGTCCGAGGTAGCGATTCACAGGGCCTTGATGACAAGCGATGTTCGGACAATGAATCCGTCCGAGGCAGATTTCTTCTTCGTTCCTATTTACGTTTCTTGTAATTTCAGTACTGTTAATGGGTTCCCTGCCATCGGACATGCACGTTCTCTGTTCTCATCGGCGATTCGTCTCATCTCGTCGGAGAAACCGTTTTGGAATCGGAGTATGGGGTCCGATCATGTTTTCGTAGCTTCACATGATTTTGGATCATGCTTCCACACCATG GAAGATGTAGCTATTGCAGACGGGGTGCCGGAGATGTTGAAGAAATCTATAATATTGCAAACTTTTGGTGTTAATTTCAAACACCCATGTCAAGATGTGGAGAATGTTGTGATTCCTCCTTACATTTCGCCGGAATCTGTAAAGTCAACGGTGGCCAGCTTTTCAGGTGGTCGCCAGCGGCGTGACATTTTTGCTTTCTTTAGGGGTAAAATGGAAATCCATCCAAAGAACATCAGCGGTCGTTTTTATAGCAA GCGAATACGTACAGATATATGGGAGAAGTACAATAACGACCGGAGATTCTACCTGAGAAGGAACAGATTTGTGGGTTACCAATCGGAGATAGCACGATCGGTGTTCTGTCTTTGTCCTCTTGGATGGGCACCGTGGAGCCCGAGGCTGGTGGAGTCGGTGGCTTTGGGTTGCGTGCCGGTGGTCATAGCGGACGGAATCCGGCTTCCATTTCCGGAGGCCGTTAAGTGGCCGGAGATATCGTTAACGGTGGCAGAGAAGGACGTGAAGAAGCTTGGCCGTATTCTTGAACACGTGGCGGCGACAAATCTCTCCTACATACAGCGGAACCTGCGTGATCCGGCGATTTCACGGGCGTTGCTTTATAATGATCCGATGGTGATTGGAGATGCCACGTGGCAAGTGCTTGTTGCACTCGCTCGTAGGTTGGATAGTAGGTCGTGGCGGCGTTCGTCTGCTTTTGGCCAATAG
- the LOC124927546 gene encoding SHUGOSHIN 2, whose protein sequence is MKNGDGHTKKVSLGSMVRKRLSDITNSKSPVPDLKLSSTDVCSDKDHIEKLLKENLALTKIIEEKNKIIELSGNVLRKLKENLQKIQMQNWNLALTNSNMLAELNLGKDKLKTLNHEIACKNAVIKTKNLEIKEMVKTNKTLKSRSYQHVEEETIVVNKCDEKEDRVKSLKLVGRPTRRRSQSMGSLLAKEIMEIPENKRRCLKRRSSARFKSREQGEELKEEDEDEEEEGPNVNNCPMYEEKEKDDSSLMISNERKNDEKEEDDSSLMVSSERKNDGGGSDRRRRSSSMGIRPLRKATEKVHSYREIPINIKMRR, encoded by the exons ATGAAAAATGGGGATGGGCATACAAAGAAGGTATCTTTAGGGAGCATGGTGAGAAAGAGGCTCTCCGACATCACCAATTCTAAATCTCCGGTGCCCGATCTTAAGCTGTCGTCAACTGACGTTTGCTCCGATAAAGATCATATCGAAAAACTTCTAAAG GAAAATCTTGCATTAACAAAGATTATTGAAGAAAAGAA taaaataatagaattatcTGGAAATGTGTTGCGTAAATTGAAGGAAAATCTTCAAAAGATTCAGATGCAGAACTGGAACCTGGCATTGACAAACAGCAACATGTTAGCG GAGCTTAATCTGGGgaaggacaag CTGAAAACATTAAATCACGAGATTGCTTGCAAGAATGCTGTGATTAAAACAAAGAATTTGGAAATTAAG GAAATGGTAAAGACTAACAAAACCCTAAAGAGCCGCAGCTATCAG CATGTGGAAGAGGAAACCATAGTAGTGAATAAATGTGATGAAAAAGAAGACAGAGTCAAAAGCCTCAAATTAGTAGGACGTCCCACTAGAAGGAGAAGCCAAT CTATGGGCTCTTTACTTGCTAAAGAAATTATGGAGATacctgaaaacaaaag ACGTTGCTTGAAAAGGCGATCATCTGCGAGGTTTAAATCCAGAGAGCAGGGAGAAGaattaaaagaagaagatgaagatgaagaagaagaaggtccTAATGTTAACAATTGTCCAAtgtatgaagaaaaagaaaaagatgattcaagtttgatgatttcaaacgaaagaaagaatgatgaaaaagaagaagatgattcaAGTTTGATGGTTTCAAGTGAAAGAAAGAACGACGGTGGAGGATCagacagaagaagaagaagtagttCAATGGGAATTAGGCCATTGCGAAAAGCGACGGAGAAGGTGCATTCTTACAGGGAGATTCCCATTAACATAAAGATGAGGAGATGA
- the LOC124927951 gene encoding formin-3-like: MDGDNELCGSNMINSSASCTYYFSSSDQPKSMEDELKQALVQTHMELEATRKRAEEELRNKDDQLTHLKFLLSQAKGETHHSQIKLQTLISQTFTLQNKIHQLEEIQNQNQNQTDQFSANMGFDYNKLQQLFHHNPLPLSGISTVEDYNNNNNNNGFSFSSDSDESIVSSPPVIPPPPPQQDPTTRLLLDKPLPEKGKLLMAVMKAGPLLQTLLLAGPLPQWRHPPPPLDSYQIPPPPVVLPSTNPPPPPPQEHLIANSNSDDCVKMTMRKTEQFCGGGPHDFALQLQNNNNNKRPRIVL, from the exons ATGGATGGTGATAATGAACTATGTGGAAGTAATATGATCAATTCTTCTGCATCATGCACTTACTACTTCTCCTCCTCTGATCAACCCAAG TCCATGGAAGATGAACTGAAGCAAGCACTTGTTCAAACTCACATGGAGCTTGAAGCTACAAGGAAAAGGGCGGAAGAAGAGCTCAGAAACAAAGACGATCAGCTCACCCACCTCAAATTCCTTCTATCTCAGGCCAAAGGAGAGACTCACCATTCCCAAATTAAGCTCCAAACACTCATCTCCCAAACATTCACTCTACAAAACAAAATCCATCAATTGGAGGAGatccaaaaccaaaaccaaaaccagaCCGACCAATTCTCTGCAAATATGGGATTCGATTACAACAAACTCCAACAACTCTTCCATCATAACCCTCTGCCTCTTTCAGGAATTTCAACCGTAGAAGActataacaacaacaacaataacaatGGTTTCTCCTTTTCCTCAGATTCTGACGAAAGCATTGTTTCCTCCCCACCAGTtattcctcctcctcctccgcaGCAGGATCCGACAACACGCCTACTGCTCGACAAGCCATTGCCGGAAAAGGGAAAACTTCTAATGGCGGTTATGAAGGCAGGTCCACTTCTTCAGACTCTGTTATTGGCAGGTCCTCTGCCGCAGTGGCGCCACCCTCCGCCGCCGCTAGATTCCTATCAGATTCCACCTCCACCGGTGGTGCTACCGTCCACAaaccctcctcctcctcctccgcaGGAACATTTAATTGCTAACAGTAACAGTGATGATTGCGTTAAGATGACGATGAGGAAAACAGAACAATTCTGTGGTGGAGGCCCTCATGATTTTGCTCTTCAACTtcagaataataataataataagcgCCCAAGAATTGTTCTTTGA